One window from the genome of Engraulis encrasicolus isolate BLACKSEA-1 chromosome 16, IST_EnEncr_1.0, whole genome shotgun sequence encodes:
- the LOC134466452 gene encoding interleukin-8-like isoform X1, translating into MKMNQMVFVVLTVVFATMTELSLGASLGGLGVEPRCRCIGTESRRIGKLIESVALFPPTPHCEDTEIIATLKSTGQEICLDTTAPWVKKVIEKILANRRR; encoded by the exons ATGAAAATGAACCAGATGGTATTTGTAGTTTTGACCGTTGTCTTTGCCACCATGACAGAGCTGAGTCTGG GAGCAAGTCTGGGAGGCCTTGGAGTGGAGCCTCGTTGTCGATGCATTGGGACGGAAAGCCGGCGAATTGGGAAACTGATAGAGAGTGTGGCGCTTTTCCCTCCCACTCCTCACTGTGAAGACACTGAGATCAT TGCAACTCTGAAGAGCACCGGTCAGGAGATCTGCTTGGACACCACAGCCCCATGGGTGAAGAAGGTCATTGAGAAGATCCTAGCAAA cagAAGACGTTGA
- the LOC134466452 gene encoding interleukin-8-like isoform X2 gives MKMNQMVFVVLTVVFATMTELSLGASLGGLGVEPRCRCIGTESRRIGKLIESVALFPPTPHCEDTEIIATLKSTGQEICLDTTAPWVKKVIEKILAKRR, from the exons ATGAAAATGAACCAGATGGTATTTGTAGTTTTGACCGTTGTCTTTGCCACCATGACAGAGCTGAGTCTGG GAGCAAGTCTGGGAGGCCTTGGAGTGGAGCCTCGTTGTCGATGCATTGGGACGGAAAGCCGGCGAATTGGGAAACTGATAGAGAGTGTGGCGCTTTTCCCTCCCACTCCTCACTGTGAAGACACTGAGATCAT TGCAACTCTGAAGAGCACCGGTCAGGAGATCTGCTTGGACACCACAGCCCCATGGGTGAAGAAGGTCATTGAGAAGATCCTAGCAAA AAGACGTTGA
- the LOC134466454 gene encoding CD209 antigen-like protein A — translation MALYENTSHGQHSQTQTSEQRHNRRHKGYTLYIIVVVSFLLLCVLQASLNVYFWHAGKSCPTGWLHFGSSCYYISNKHKNWTESREACQKMDAELMIISSPEEQELLKALSIHMWIGLSYNGKGWIWVDGSPLTTGYWLTGEPNHHEENCVENRPGFPSLESWNDARCECESRWICKRTG, via the exons ATGGCCCTCTATGAAAACACCTCTCATGGACAGCACTCTCAGACTCAAACCTCAGAGCAAAGACACAACAGACGCCACAAAG GGTACACACTATACATCAtcgtggtagtgagttttttgcTGCTCTGTGTCCTGCAAGCATCTCTGAATGTCTACTTCTGGCATGCTG GGAAATCTTGTCCAACTGGTTGGCTGCATTTTGGCTCTAGCTGTTACTATATCTCAAACAAGCACAAGAACTGGACAGAGAGTCGAGAGGCGTGCCAGAAAATGGATGCTGAACTGATGATCATCAGCAGCCCAGAGGAGCAG GAATTGCTGAAAGCCCTCTCTATACATATGTGGATTGGCCTCAGCTATAATGGAAAGGGCTGGATATGGGTAGATGGTTCACCACTGACCACTGG GTACTGGTTGACTGGAGAGCCCAACCATCATGAAGAAAACTGTGTTGAGAATCGACCTGGGTTTCCATCACTGGAAAGCTGGAATGATGCAAGATGTGAATGTGAATCTCGCTGGATATGCAAGAGAACCGGCTAG
- the LOC134466453 gene encoding CD209 antigen-like protein A isoform X1 produces MALYENTSHGQHSQTQTSEQRHNRRHKEYTLYVILAVSFLLLCVLQASLNVYFRHAGKSCPTGWLHFGSSCYYISNEHKNWTESREACQKMDAELMIISSPEEQELLKALSTCTRTWIGLSYNGKGWIWVDGSPLTTGYWLAGEPNNYQGIVENCADSRPGHTSLESWNDARCEYESRWICKRTG; encoded by the exons ATGGCCCTCTATGAAAACACCTCTCATGGACAGCACTCTCAGACTCAAACCTCAGAGCAAAGACACAACAGACGCCACAAAG AGTACACACTATACGTCATCTTGGCAGTGAGTTTTTTGCTGCTCTGTGTCCTGCAAGCATCTCTGAATGTCTACTTCCGGCATGCTG GGAAATCTTGTCCAACTGGTTGGCTGCATTTTGGCTCTAGCTGTTACTATATCTCAAACGAGCACAAGAACTGGACAGAGAGTCGAGAGGCGTGCCAGAAAATGGATGCCGAACTGATGATCATAAGCAGCCCAGAGGAGCAG GAATTGCTGAAAGCCCTCTCTACGTGTACACGTACGTGGATTGGCCTCAGCTATAATGGAAAGGGCTGGATATGGGTAGATGGTTCACCACTGACCACTGG GTACTGGTTGGCCGGAGAGCCCAACAATTATCAAGGGATAGTTGAAAACTGTGCTGATAGTCGACCTGGGCATACATCACTGGAAAGCTGGAATGATGCAAGATGTGAATATGAATCTCGCTGGATATGCAAGAGAACTGGCTAG
- the LOC134466453 gene encoding CD209 antigen-like protein A isoform X2, which translates to MALYENTSHGQHSQTQTSEQRHNRRHKVSFLLLCVLQASLNVYFRHAGKSCPTGWLHFGSSCYYISNEHKNWTESREACQKMDAELMIISSPEEQELLKALSTCTRTWIGLSYNGKGWIWVDGSPLTTGYWLAGEPNNYQGIVENCADSRPGHTSLESWNDARCEYESRWICKRTG; encoded by the exons ATGGCCCTCTATGAAAACACCTCTCATGGACAGCACTCTCAGACTCAAACCTCAGAGCAAAGACACAACAGACGCCACAAAG TGAGTTTTTTGCTGCTCTGTGTCCTGCAAGCATCTCTGAATGTCTACTTCCGGCATGCTG GGAAATCTTGTCCAACTGGTTGGCTGCATTTTGGCTCTAGCTGTTACTATATCTCAAACGAGCACAAGAACTGGACAGAGAGTCGAGAGGCGTGCCAGAAAATGGATGCCGAACTGATGATCATAAGCAGCCCAGAGGAGCAG GAATTGCTGAAAGCCCTCTCTACGTGTACACGTACGTGGATTGGCCTCAGCTATAATGGAAAGGGCTGGATATGGGTAGATGGTTCACCACTGACCACTGG GTACTGGTTGGCCGGAGAGCCCAACAATTATCAAGGGATAGTTGAAAACTGTGCTGATAGTCGACCTGGGCATACATCACTGGAAAGCTGGAATGATGCAAGATGTGAATATGAATCTCGCTGGATATGCAAGAGAACTGGCTAG